From a region of the Triticum aestivum cultivar Chinese Spring chromosome 7D, IWGSC CS RefSeq v2.1, whole genome shotgun sequence genome:
- the LOC123166793 gene encoding early nodulin-93 yields MAKMSSTATVTRAHLENKLALAKRCSREATLAGAKAAAIATVASAVPTLASVRMLPWAKAHLNPTGQALVVCTVAGMAYFVAADKAILSLARRHSYESAPDHLKDTSFAGAAAAARPRPPAFFRP; encoded by the exons ATGGCGAAGATGTCGTCGACGGCCACCGTCACCCGCGCCCACCTCGAGAACAAGCTCGCCCTCGCCAAACGCTGCTCCAGAG AGGCGACGCTCGCCGGAGCAAAGGCGGCGGCCATCGCCACCGTCGCGTCTGCGGTCCCAACG CTGGCGAGCGTGAGGATGCTGCCGTGGGCCAAGGCGCACCTGAACCCCACCGGCCAGGCCCTCGTCGTCTGCACCGTCGCCGGGATGGCATACTTCGTCGCGGCAGACAAGGCCATCCTGTCGCTGGCGAGGAGGCACTCGTACGAGAGCGCCCCCGACCACCTCAAGGACACCTCCTtcgctggcgccgccgccgccgctcgtcccCGTCCGCCGGCATTCTTCAGGCCTTGA